From the genome of Oncorhynchus tshawytscha isolate Ot180627B linkage group LG31, Otsh_v2.0, whole genome shotgun sequence, one region includes:
- the trib1 gene encoding tribbles homolog 1, whose product MINVQWSNPVQCIRSGTVGQKRVDSETGNEPVSKCARLIECMGDVGFLDSMPGSPVSPVLLSGSRNSQGPSRIGQFLIQHMAARDRIHSALNIDTGDAMVCKVFDMGLYQEKIRAYRILPIHRNIRCIRDIVLGERWAYVFLEKDHGDMHTFVKSCKRLDEERAAQLFHQVASAVSHCHQHGVVLGDLKLRKFVFSDRKRTHVKLEGLEDCKVLEGEDDSMSDTHGCPAYVSPEILNGSSSYSGKQADVWTLGVMLYTMLVGRYPFHDPDRATLFSKIRWGQCCLPEGLSPRAKCLLRSLLRKEPWDRLTAAEVLIHPWFHTTTANIQETGVSEQTVPSCDTEEEDDLFC is encoded by the exons ATGATAAACGTTCAGTGGAGTAACCCGGTCCAATGCATCCGCAGTGGAACAGTCGGACAGAAACGTGTGGACTCAGAAACAGGTAACGAGCCGGTGTCCAAATGCGCCAGGCTGATCGAGTGTATGGGTGACGTGGGGTTTCTCGATAGCATGCCGGGTTCCCCTGTTTCCCCGGTCCTCTTGAGCGGCTCCCGGAACAGTCAAGGTCCGTCTCGGATAGGCCAATTTCTGATCCAACATATGGCTGCCAGGGACAGGATACACAGCGCACTCAACATTGACACGGGAGACGCGATGGTGTGCAAG GTGTTTGACATGGGTCTGTACCAGGAGAAGATCCGGGCCTACCGCATCCTGCCGATCCACAGGAACATCAGATGTATCCGAGACATTGTCCTTGGGGAGCGTTGGGCATACGTCTTCCTAGAGAAGGACCACGGGGACATGCACACCTTCGTTAAGAGCTGCAAGCGTTTGGACGAGGAGCGGGCGGCACAGCTCTTTCACCAGGTGGCGTCGGCCGTGTCACACTGTCACCAGCATGGCGTCGTATTAGGAGACCTGAAGCTACGCAAGTTTGTCTTCTCCGACAGgaaaag GACCCATGTGAAGCTGGAAGGCCTGGAGGACTGCAAGGTTCTAGAAGGAGAAGACGACTCCATGTCAGACACCCACGGCTGCCCAGCCTACGTCAGCCCAGAGATCCTGAACGGCTCCAGCTCCTACTCTGGGAAGCAGGCGGACGTCTGGACCCTAGGGGTGATGCTCTACACTATGCTGGTGGGACGCTACCCTTTCCACGACCCAGACCGAGCTACCCTCTTCTCCAAGATCCGGTGGGGCCAATGCTGCCTTCCCGAGGGCCTCTCTCCCCGGGCCAAGTGTCTGCTGCGCTCCCTGCTGAGGAAAGAACCATGGGACAGACTGACCGCCGCCGAGGTGCTTATCCATCCGTGGTTCCACACCACCACCGCCAACATACAGGAAACAGGTGTCAGTGAACAGACAGTGCCTTCCTGTGACACGGAAGAGGAGGATGATCTGTTCTGTTGA